Proteins from a genomic interval of Hydrogenophaga sp. PAMC20947:
- a CDS encoding HAD family hydrolase, which yields MQPLDQWPLASRSRIQGVLTDIDDTLTSEGAITPEALKALGDLKAAGLHVFAVTGRPAGWSEPFALDWPIDAIVAENGSVALWRGEDGSLQKAYLQSDTARRRNFERLLHVAKTVLTALPHARLSTDSAGRETDIAVDHSEFQQLPPEDIARVVRIMQAAGLNATVSSIHINGWIGEHDKVSGARWIIQQQLGRNLDGERRNWAYVGDSTNDAGMFHYMTHTVGVANIQRFADQLTHLPAYVTELERGAGFAQVAQAILEAR from the coding sequence ATGCAGCCCCTAGACCAATGGCCTTTGGCCTCCCGCAGCCGCATCCAAGGCGTGCTCACCGACATCGACGACACCTTGACATCCGAAGGCGCCATCACACCCGAGGCACTGAAGGCCCTGGGCGACCTGAAAGCGGCAGGTTTGCATGTCTTTGCCGTCACCGGGCGACCTGCCGGATGGAGCGAGCCGTTTGCCTTGGATTGGCCCATTGACGCCATCGTGGCCGAAAACGGCTCGGTGGCCTTGTGGCGCGGTGAAGACGGCAGCCTGCAAAAAGCCTATTTGCAAAGCGACACCGCCAGGCGCAGGAATTTTGAACGTCTGCTGCACGTGGCCAAAACCGTGCTGACCGCCCTGCCCCATGCCCGCCTGTCCACCGACAGCGCGGGCCGGGAAACCGATATTGCCGTGGACCACAGCGAATTCCAGCAGCTGCCCCCAGAGGACATCGCCCGCGTGGTGCGGATCATGCAGGCAGCGGGTCTCAATGCCACCGTGAGCTCCATCCACATCAATGGCTGGATCGGCGAGCACGACAAAGTCTCAGGCGCGCGCTGGATCATTCAGCAACAACTTGGCCGCAACCTCGACGGCGAGCGCCGCAACTGGGCCTACGTGGGTGACTCCACCAACGATGCGGGCATGTTTCACTACATGACGCACACCGTGGGCGTGGCCAACATCCAGCGCTTTGCCGACCAGCTCACCCACTTGCCGGCCTATGTGACCGAACTCGAGCGCGGCGCCGGTTTTGCCCAGGTAGCGCAGGCCATCCTCGAAGCCCGGTAA
- a CDS encoding YeeE/YedE family protein, whose protein sequence is MDWVGWVEHWGEPAVLAVCGLLAGLGFGFFAQRSRFCLRAAVIEFWHGKFGDKLTVWLLAFGAAVVGVQLLIILGYLDVSTARQLSARGSMSGALIGGLIFGAGMVMTRGCASRLLVLSANGNLRALLSGLVFAVTAQASLGGALSPLRGVISGWWVVDGGPSRSLLAQLGAGPWDGLVIAFVWLVTALFFAYYSGWSFWKWAGGLGTGLMVALAWAGTYQVMNHSFEPVQIQGLTFSGPSAEWLMRVLAEPGEPWTFGLGLMPGVFLGSFLGALVGGDLKLEGFNGAYTMPRYIIGAMLMGFGSMLAGGCAVGAGMTGGAIFAVTAWVTLGGMWVGGGLADRLLDRPGNTAQEAPASPVAAASSTAP, encoded by the coding sequence ATGGACTGGGTCGGCTGGGTAGAGCATTGGGGTGAGCCGGCGGTGTTGGCCGTGTGCGGTTTGCTGGCGGGGCTGGGCTTTGGCTTCTTTGCCCAGCGCTCGCGGTTTTGCTTGCGTGCCGCGGTGATTGAGTTCTGGCATGGCAAGTTTGGCGACAAGCTGACCGTGTGGTTGCTGGCCTTTGGCGCAGCGGTGGTTGGCGTGCAGTTGCTCATCATCCTGGGCTATCTGGATGTGAGCACCGCGCGGCAGTTGTCGGCGCGCGGCAGCATGTCGGGCGCGCTGATCGGCGGCTTGATTTTTGGCGCGGGCATGGTCATGACACGGGGCTGCGCGAGCCGCTTGCTGGTGCTTTCGGCCAATGGCAATTTGCGCGCCTTGCTGTCGGGACTGGTGTTTGCTGTCACGGCGCAGGCTTCGCTGGGCGGCGCTCTGTCGCCCTTGCGGGGCGTGATCTCGGGCTGGTGGGTGGTCGACGGTGGCCCGTCGCGCAGCTTGTTGGCACAGCTGGGCGCTGGGCCATGGGACGGCTTGGTGATCGCCTTTGTCTGGCTGGTGACTGCGCTGTTTTTTGCTTACTACAGCGGATGGTCGTTCTGGAAGTGGGCCGGTGGGCTGGGAACGGGCTTGATGGTGGCGCTTGCATGGGCCGGGACCTATCAGGTGATGAACCATTCGTTTGAGCCGGTGCAGATACAAGGTTTGACTTTCAGTGGGCCTTCTGCTGAATGGCTCATGCGGGTCTTGGCCGAGCCGGGCGAACCCTGGACCTTTGGGCTGGGATTGATGCCGGGCGTGTTCCTGGGATCCTTTTTGGGCGCTTTGGTTGGTGGAGACCTCAAGCTCGAAGGTTTCAATGGGGCCTACACCATGCCCCGTTACATCATCGGTGCGATGCTGATGGGTTTTGGCTCCATGTTGGCCGGTGGCTGCGCTGTGGGCGCCGGCATGACCGGGGGGGCCATCTTCGCTGTCACCGCCTGGGTCACGCTGGGTGGCATGTGGGTGGGCGGGGGGCTGGCCGACCGCTTGCTTGATCGCCCGGGCAATACCGCCCAGGAGGCGCCTGCCTCGCCCGTGGCTGCCGCTTCGTCGACGGCGCCCTGA
- a CDS encoding class I SAM-dependent methyltransferase, with the protein MSLIWPLPALLTWALAWAVYLLLMGGLGLGSLVAFGLALLVSAALAWTGRTPWRRVFMVAGFPLSLWASGAALGWPAWAWLLPLLALLVLYPLNTWRDAPLFPTPSLALQGLAEAVSLPAGGRVADAGCGLGAGLIELHRVYPQAHLVGLEWSWPLTLLCRLRCRFAQVRRADIWAEDWSAFDMVYLFQRPESMARAMDKAAREWPAGRWLVSLEFEATGYRPTARLEAVDGKPVWLYQTPFHPA; encoded by the coding sequence ATGTCACTGATTTGGCCCCTTCCCGCATTGCTCACCTGGGCGTTGGCCTGGGCCGTGTACCTGCTGCTCATGGGCGGGTTGGGCTTGGGCAGCCTGGTGGCCTTTGGACTCGCCTTGCTGGTGTCCGCAGCATTGGCCTGGACTGGGCGCACGCCCTGGCGGCGTGTGTTCATGGTCGCGGGTTTTCCGCTCTCGCTGTGGGCCAGCGGCGCGGCTCTGGGCTGGCCCGCCTGGGCGTGGTTGTTGCCCTTGCTGGCGTTGCTGGTGCTCTACCCCCTCAACACCTGGCGCGATGCGCCGCTGTTCCCCACGCCTTCGTTGGCCCTCCAGGGCTTGGCCGAGGCCGTGTCTCTGCCGGCCGGCGGGCGGGTGGCCGATGCGGGTTGTGGTCTGGGCGCAGGTTTGATCGAACTGCACCGGGTCTACCCGCAAGCCCATCTGGTGGGGCTGGAGTGGAGCTGGCCGCTCACGCTGTTGTGCCGGTTGCGTTGCCGGTTTGCCCAGGTGCGGCGGGCCGATATCTGGGCCGAAGACTGGTCGGCCTTTGACATGGTGTACCTGTTTCAACGGCCGGAGAGCATGGCGCGCGCCATGGACAAGGCCGCACGCGAATGGCCCGCAGGACGGTGGCTGGTGAGCCTGGAGTTCGAGGCCACAGGCTACCGGCCCACTGCGCGCCTGGAGGCGGTGGATGGCAAGCCGGTCTGGCTGTACCAGACGCCGTTTCACCCCGCCTGA
- a CDS encoding aldehyde dehydrogenase family protein, which produces MKDLLKFYINGAWVAPQETLRAHDVVDPSTEAVVARIALGSAADVDTAVKAAQAAFTSFSQTTVAERSALLERVIEEYMKRYADIAAAISMEMGAPAALAKTGQAGIGVAHLKTALAVLKSYAFEEVRGTTLLRKEPIGVCGFITPWNWPTNQVMCKVAPALATGCTMVLKPSEMAPLSAQILAEVMDAAGVPAGVFNMINGDGPGVGSAIASHPGIDLVSFTGSTRAGIAVAQAAAPTVKRVHQELGGKSPNIILPDADIAKAVTGGIRAVMNNSGQSCNAPTRMLVPNAFKAEALAAAKAAAEKVTVGAPDSGAIIGPVVSKAQWNKIQGLIQTGLDEGATLVTGGVGKPEGLDKGYFVKPTVLADVTNQMTVAREEIFGPVLVIIGYDTLDEAVAIANDTPYGLAAYISGTDTATLHSVANRLRAGQVILNNAGVDMMAPFGGFKQSGNGREWGDVAFGEFLEAKAVLGHSPAAA; this is translated from the coding sequence ATGAAAGACTTGCTCAAGTTTTATATCAACGGCGCCTGGGTGGCCCCTCAAGAAACCCTGCGTGCACACGACGTGGTGGATCCATCGACCGAAGCCGTGGTGGCCCGCATTGCACTGGGTTCCGCCGCCGATGTGGACACAGCAGTGAAAGCCGCACAGGCCGCTTTCACCTCCTTCTCCCAGACCACCGTGGCCGAGCGTTCGGCTTTGCTGGAGCGCGTGATCGAGGAATACATGAAGCGTTACGCCGACATTGCGGCGGCCATTTCCATGGAAATGGGTGCGCCTGCCGCGCTGGCCAAGACCGGGCAGGCGGGCATCGGCGTGGCCCATCTGAAGACGGCGCTGGCGGTGTTGAAAAGCTATGCCTTCGAAGAAGTGCGTGGCACCACGCTGTTGCGCAAAGAGCCGATTGGCGTGTGCGGTTTCATCACCCCCTGGAACTGGCCAACGAACCAGGTGATGTGCAAAGTGGCACCGGCTTTGGCCACAGGCTGCACCATGGTGCTCAAGCCTTCTGAAATGGCCCCGCTGTCGGCCCAGATTCTGGCCGAAGTGATGGACGCCGCTGGCGTGCCTGCCGGTGTCTTCAACATGATCAACGGCGACGGACCCGGCGTCGGATCGGCCATCGCCAGCCACCCGGGCATTGATCTGGTGTCGTTCACCGGCTCTACGCGTGCGGGCATTGCCGTGGCGCAGGCCGCCGCACCCACCGTCAAGCGTGTGCACCAGGAGCTGGGCGGCAAGTCACCCAACATCATCCTGCCCGATGCCGACATCGCCAAGGCGGTGACCGGCGGTATTCGTGCAGTGATGAACAACTCAGGCCAGTCGTGCAATGCACCCACCCGCATGCTGGTGCCCAATGCGTTCAAGGCAGAGGCTTTGGCAGCGGCCAAGGCCGCCGCAGAAAAGGTCACCGTGGGGGCTCCTGACAGTGGCGCCATCATCGGACCCGTGGTGTCCAAGGCGCAGTGGAACAAGATTCAGGGCCTGATCCAGACCGGTCTGGACGAAGGCGCCACCTTGGTGACCGGCGGCGTGGGCAAGCCCGAAGGCCTGGACAAGGGCTACTTCGTGAAGCCCACGGTGCTGGCCGATGTGACCAACCAGATGACCGTGGCGCGCGAAGAAATCTTTGGCCCGGTGCTGGTGATCATCGGCTACGACACCCTGGACGAAGCCGTGGCCATCGCCAACGACACGCCCTATGGCCTGGCCGCCTACATCTCTGGCACCGACACCGCGACCCTGCACAGCGTGGCCAATCGTTTGCGGGCCGGCCAGGTGATCCTCAACAACGCCGGGGTGGACATGATGGCGCCGTTTGGTGGCTTCAAGCAGTCGGGCAATGGCCGTGAGTGGGGCGACGTGGCCTTTGGTGAATTCCTGGAAGCCAAGGCGGTCCTGGGGCATTCGCCAGCCGCAGCCTGA